tgacagcagcagcagttaaagCTCGTAGGACTGCATATTTATGTTGCATAATGAGCAGGCGCCGCCATGAGGGAAACTCCAACTGGTGTTTGCACTAGCATTAATCTTGCCATTTAACTTAGCATGTTTAGCTACAACATTAACCACTGTTAGCTAAGCCATCGGTCAAATTACAAGTGATTGCGGCAATTTACTCGTCTCCCCGAAGacaacagtgtttctgttttgctttACCAACAAGCGCTGGCAGCTAATTAGCTGATTACTTGGCGGTAGCAACGTTAATTACATTAGCCAACAGTAGCGTGCTAGCTACTGGCTAACTAGCTCGCTGCTAGCCGCCTTGTAGTTTGCCAGGTTCGATGTGCTAACAGCATCGGCTGAGTAGCTACATTTTGCAGTTTGCCGCCACAATTTACCtgctgttcttcagcagccCTCGTTCCTTCAACCTCCTCGGACATATctgtattgtatccctgctcTGCTCCGAAAACAGGATGTAATCGTTGAAGCAGCTCTTCTGGCAGCTGAAAGGTGGAACTGGCAAGCGACTAGGCGGGCGAGGGCAGCAGCCTGTCATGCAGCCTGTCCAGCAACAGGCCGGTGAATCGATGCCGGAGATGATGGATGAGACCAGGGAGCATCAGATCATCACATGAATGTGTCTGTGACAAATAAACTTCTATACTGTATCTCAAAATAAGTTATATATGAAGCTTTTGAGTTATTAATTCGTACCTTTATGTTTTGTAACACCTTTAATATGTTGAAATTATTCTTTTGCCCTCAAATATATGGAAGCCCACTTCATCATCATGAGATTTCGAAATGAGCAAGAGTCAAGATTTACCTAAATCATGGCTTTTCTGTCCTATAATCAcaactttttatctcaaaattaGGATTAACCATGGGAAAATGGTTATTTTTGATCAAAGCTAAGTTTTCACCAATGTCCTTTCTTTACCTGGCAGATATGGGTTTCCGTACCAATATGAACAATTCAAGGATAAAGTAGTAGTATGATACAGTAATTTCACTATCggagacttttcatttactctTCATTGTCTCCCGATTGATTTGTTggaatatttctttaaaattttCATTCATTGGGTATGGAAGACAAAAGATTAttcatgctgttgtttttccattGTATTTCTCGTCAATATCCAATTGTACACACCTCTGATCTAAATCTATACTTCTTGGTAAAAACAATGGTAGTGGTTAAAGGCCAGAGAAGTCAATGCTTTCCCTTAAGAGCATAGTTTTTAATTGTAATTATGGGTTTTTTTGCCAATAGTTAGGTATGGGTATAGTTAATAGAAGTAGTTAACACCACAAAAAATTAGAAACAGAAGaacacttttttcactttttattggtTATCTTTTCTGCATTATTGTAATACATTATACTCTGCAACAGGATTGAGTGAATTCTTTAAAGCCCCAACTTACACTCAGAAAACAATAACTGGGAGATATGTGGTTAACTGCTGCTGGTTTGGAGATCTTTGTTTGGCCGATGCTTTCAGCTCCTGTACAGCAAACTTTACCGCGTCCATCATCAGCCTTTTGGAAAATGTAATTCcaaaactgaagtaaaatataaatcaagGTCAACGTGCTCATGAGTtccatcacacaaacaaaactcccTGGGTACAAGATTAATTATCTTCATCCCCCATGTCCACATCTTCTTGTAACTTCTGCACCATCTTGTCTTCCAACTTTTTGGCTTTTCctgcaaaaaataaagataaaatcatTGGGTTgggtttatattttttaataattcataaCTGAATCCTTCCAATTGCTGTCTACCTCCAGTGAAAGGGGCTGtaaagtgtgcatgtgtgtctgttatgTCTGCTATTGTCAAGTACACAAGTACCTTGTGTGTGTTGAAATCAATGTCATGAATTCAAATTCCCTGAACAGGATCAGAAGATTCTTGAGTATAACTTGACTATTTGGTGACTCTTACCTGCATGTGGTGCTTTGATGAGGTgaatatttttcttcacttcgGTGATGGCCTCTTCCGTCTCCAATTGTTTGCCCTTCTTTAATCTATATAGTGAAGATGAAAACAGTCAAGGCGAGGCAAACACTGTCAATACAAAATCTGTTACATAAGAGCTATTTAACATAAGAAAAAGACAAGATGAACTCTGCCAGAGAATGAACGCAAACACTCACCTGTTCATGATGAATCGTGCCTGTCGTTTCTGTTTGATTTCTTCCACCCTCTTCATGGCTTCCACTGTAGAAATCAAAAGGGACACATGACTCTTAAGTTCAAAAatcaaataacaaaacactTTCACAGCAAGTacaagcaagaaataattgtaTACTTTACCTGTCTTCTCCCACAAATCTCTGTTATATTTCACAGGTATGTTTCTGCGTTTCTCGAACTCCAAAGAATTATCCTGAAAGAGAGGATGTTTGTTGGATGAgtaacagtgaaaataataaagGACTCTGACAAAAGTGCTCTACAGAAAACCAACTCACCACTGTCAACTCCTTTCCTGACGCCTTTCTGAATGCTTTGgtccatcttgtttttcttgggTTACGCTTCTTCTTGAAGTTCTTGATGCATTTTGACCTGCAGAATCTGAATGACTACATGTAttcaaaaagacagacagaaaaacaatttaaagttTAACTAAAGAAGGAACCACACGACCTCTAATGAATATGAATGAGTAAACAGAAACTAAGAGACCAAGTGTATTTTACCAAGTGAAAAAATAGCTCACTCAGTACATATCTTATTCACAATCATTCATGTGTAACCAATCGGATATTGTTGTGGCcaggacattgagtgagaccagTGACAGtgagtggtgactacagacacagagaggatgctgcatcagagccaaagtattgcatttctaaattaatatatttaatcagcaatttgacaaaaaacaaaacacagatactgaTAAACGGaagtcttgtttgtttgtgctcatGTTTTGCCTCTGTTGGGACTGTCATAGGTGTTTTTAAATACTACTGATGCATAATATTAAGGCAGTACAGGCTTCAAAACCTCAAGCAAAGTTTAAAAATAGTGCAATTTCAACAAACATTACAAACTTTACAAAGATAGTATACTTTTCAGAGCTTGACTGGGGGGGTGTTTATGATTTGTCAACAGTCTGCTGTTTGCAGAGTGAACCTTTAGAGGGCGCAATTACTCCACAAGCCAACCTGAGGCCCTGCCAGTTAAATGCCTCTCCATCAACTTCACTCTTGAAAGGCAGCATGGATCTAACATCTCACCGTGTTAACGCCATGTGCGACTACTTCACTCTGTAAATCACTGAACACTGAGGTAGATAATCATCACGTCGAGTTATTAACCGTCTTCCAGCTAATAAAACCCTGCCTTCACCCCCACGTGAGTGAATACAGCACGTTACGTTAGCAAGTTAACATTAGccagcagctagctaacagtcAAATATGAGCTTCTGTCGACGTTCAAGGATTATTCAGGCTTAAAGACGGTATCATACCTTACAGTCGTTCCTTACAAACATCGCCCCATGTCCGGGGTACACTGGTCCCGAGCAGAAATAACACTTTTCGATGCGCATTTTCACAGCGGAGGTGCTGCGTGCGACGGGCGACAAAAACAAGACCGAGCCGTCACCACTTCTTCTGTTTCCTCAACTCTGCCAGCTGAAGCGCCTGTCGGAgatctgctgccccctgctggactCTCTGTGTATCACTGTTCCTGCTTTGAAATCATTCAACTTCAGTGTTTGTAAACGTGAAAAAGATTGAAGACTGGTGGAAGATGATTTAATCTTTAATGGGTTTGGACTTCCTCCTTAACTGCTGTACcacagattattattatcataggTATAGATGGATATATATGTTCCATATCTATGTTTATAACGACAAGTTGTCTAATATGACACATCCATAATATCCTATGGAGGCCCGATGAAATAATAACCATATCAATAattacagtacatatatatatataaatgaatcaataaattgTGAAACAGTTAATGGCCAAAACTCAAAATTATTTACCTTTTTGGTTTGATTTACAGGCTTATATTTGAGTTCACTTTCATTTCAGTATAGAAATGTCTATTTAAATGTCcccttttcatttcaaatagTATTTATTTCTGACCATGGTGTTATCACAAAATCCCTTGTTGACACAAATTCACCTTCAACCTTCAACCTTTGACTTATATCTATCAATCTAATAGTTCACACTTAATGACATCATCTTTTCAAgcataataatatatttttttaaaactccagTATATCTCACAATTGTACTTCTTActctctctgcttccttttTCATACACTTGGTGACCATGGTGTTTTATCTCTTCACGTGTGACTCTGTTGATTATGGAGTCAAATGTTGCTCTACATATTTACTTAAAGTGAATGAGATGTCACAACAGAAATACTTCAGATTTCTCTTCATTGTGAAAAGCCTTAGAAAGTGAAAGTAGAGCCTGAGATAAAATCAGTGTCAGTTATTTTTCTGGatgtttttatcacttttcaCAGGAGCATggtttaaaatatataaaatattgtCTCTACTTTTCAGAACAAAagggctgtttttctttttgctgttgttggtAAGAagattcagttgttttttttaaggagtttaacagaacaaaacaattttGAGCATCTGGTAAACACTTTCATTGATTGCCAGCTATTCTCAAAGCCCATCCTTTTGTTTCTAGCAAAATGTACATGCAGCATGTTATTCAAAACATTACTTATCATACTAACTTTtcaagaaacatttaaaatgaattttcatttgctctctctctctctctctctctctctctctctctctctcacacacacacacacacagatatcctCAAGAAGACAAAGTgcaacacaaaatgtatttttccaagAA
This sequence is a window from Pagrus major chromosome 8, Pma_NU_1.0. Protein-coding genes within it:
- the rsl24d1 gene encoding probable ribosome biogenesis protein RLP24, which codes for MRIEKCYFCSGPVYPGHGAMFVRNDCKSFRFCRSKCIKNFKKKRNPRKTRWTKAFRKASGKELTVDNSLEFEKRRNIPVKYNRDLWEKTVEAMKRVEEIKQKRQARFIMNRLKKGKQLETEEAITEVKKNIHLIKAPHAGKAKKLEDKMVQKLQEDVDMGDEDN